GCGACGGTGACAAGCCACCTGAGGAGGCCGCCTCGCGCCGGTCACCCCGACGCAGGCGACGCGTTTTCATCAGGAAGTTCATGCCGCGCACCTGTCCCTCCCTGGTGCGCGCCCTCGATGCGTGCCACGAGCAGGTCAGCGCCGACCAACGCGATAGAGGATCCGTTGCGGGAAATCGACTGAGACCGGGTTGGCGAAGGGTAACCGAGCTGTCGGTGGAGCGCCGTGGCGGCGAACAGGGTGGCGGGGCGCCCGCCGGGCTGGGCGAGATACGTGGCCGCCGTCCTCCACCCTCCACGCGGCGCCACTCCCACTCGCGCCACGTCGCGCACCACCGTACAACTCATCCCCAGCATCAGGCCCGAAGCGGCGCCGTCCACTGTTCGGCTGGGTGATGGGTGGGGGGGCGCGGCTCCCAGCAACCGACCATGAAGGCAATCGACTGTCGGGTCGTTTACGTGCAGGCCGCAGGTAGCGCCGCGGCGCCCATCGCGCGACGGCAACGTGCCGCGCCAGGGCGGCCCCCTCGTGCGCGCCGCGCGCCTGACAGCTGCGGCATGCGGCACTTTGTCGTGCATCATCATAACTTTCCCCGTGGCTGGTGGCGTTCATGGCGCGCGTACTGAGCGAACTGCCACGACTACGCGCGAGATCGACCGCGGCCGCTCGTCTCGACACGCCGTCGCCGATCACGGGTCAGCACGGTGACTTCGACGTCAACCGGCGACAGCGAAGGGCGACATGCACCAGTGTCACCTGGGAATCGCGGCTGCCGCCGGTGTCGAGCACCCACAGCCGGGAGGCGACGGGTCCGGCAGCGAAGACGCGCACCTCGCACCCTGCGCGCGCGCCCGCTTCCCCCTGCGCGTCGCGGACCGTCTCCTGCAACGCGGCGGGCGCCGAAGGCGGTACTTCGTTGCCGGAAGAGCGGGTTCGCCCCCTTCACACAGGTGACCCAGGCGAGGGGCGAGATCGAGGTCGCCGTCGCGATCAGGGAAATCGACCCACCACCCGACCGCGCGAGGCCGTTGTCGGCGGCGATCGACGCCAACATCGTTCACATTGGTCTAGAAAACGTTCCGGAAGAAGTGATCCGGGGTGTCACGCTCCCGCGAGGTACGACACCCGAAGAGGTCGAGCCGCCCGTCGTGGTCCACGTCGCCCCACGCCGCACTGGTAGAGTGATGAATCGCCGGCCAGCCCCATCGGCGCGGCGACGTTGGTGAAGCGTCCGCCGTCATCCCGAGTGCAGCGCGTCGGGGCCGTAGTTGGCCACGAAGAGGTCGAAGTCGCCATCGTTGTCGTAGTCGCCGAGCGTGGGGCCGACGCCGCCACGGTCGGCGGGGCGGCCGCGCTCCGGAGACACCTAACGAATCGGCCACGTCGACGGAACCGGCCGCCCACGTTGCGATGGGGGCGTTGGCGTCGCCGTCTGGTTGACGACGAAGGCATCGGAGGTCGCCGTCCTGCTCCCAGTCCCACCAGACGACCCCACCGTCTTGCGCGGGTCGGCGATCCCGAGGCCGGGGGCCACGTCGGTGAAGCGTCCCCCGTCGTGTTGCGATAGAGCGCGTTGGGGCGATCGCGAAAGGCGACGCTGAGGTCGGCAATCACCGTCGTTGTCCGAAATCGATGAACGACGGTTGGCGCGTCGTCCACGATCGCCACGCCGACGGCCGCCGCCACGTCGACGAAGCGCCCGCCGTTTCCGGGATTCCGGTACAACTTTGGCCAGGGCACGGGGGCCTGCGGGGTGAAGCCGACGTAGAGGTCGAGCCGTCCATCGCATCGTAGTCCCCCACGCGGCAGCCTGCGCACCTCCAGCGAGTCGTCGATGCCGAGCGACGCGGCGACATCGACGAAGCCACCGCCGTCGTTGCGATGCAGCCCGCGCCCGCACGCCGCCGCGGAAGCCGACGTAGAGATCGAGATCGCCGTCGTCGTCTGTAGTCGGCCCACGCGTTCGGCTGCCCGCCAGGAGTCGAGAAGAGCGCCGGTTGGACGGGGATGAATACGAGCGGGGCCGAACGCCCGCCACGACCGCCCCCGGCGTCAGGAATGGCCGCAGGATCGGCGGAGCCGGAGCCGACCCTCAGCAGGCGACGAGCGCGGTGAGCACGGCCAGCGCCGCGAGCCGAGCAGCAGAAGGAGAGCGGTTCATCGCCCAAACGTGCCGCCGAGGAAGCCCGGGAGCGAGGGCGCCGCCGGAAGCGCGAGGCGACCACGGGAGGAGTGTGAAACCTACGTGCGCGGCGCACGTAGTCCGTGCATGTCATCGACTCCTGAAGGCGCCGCCCCGGGGGCCCCGCTCCGCCCCGTCGAGTTCGAGATCCTCCTCGCCCTGGCACAGGGCGAGCGGCACAACTACGCCATCATCCGCGAGGTCGAGGAGCGCTCGGAGGGGGCGATCCGGCTGGAGACCGGGACGCTGTACCGGGCGCTCCACCGGCTGGTGCAAGGTGGCATCGTGACGCCCATCGAGCGTCGCGCCACCGATGAGTCGGACGACGAGCGACGGCGCTACTACGCGCTGACGCCGCAGGGGCGACGGGTCGCGGCCGCCGAGGCTGCGCGTTTGGCGCGGCTGGTCGCGGCGGCACAGGCCGCGCAGCTCATTCCGTCGCCGGTGATCCCATGAGCACCGACCGACCGATGCGCCCCGGAAGCCCCGACCGCACCGAACGGTTCGTGCGGGGGCTCTATCGCCTGTTGCGGCGCGCCTACCCGCGCAGCTTCCGCGACGACTTCGGACGCGACATGGACGAGACCTTCGCCGACCAGTGGCGCGCGGCCCGCGCGCGCGGCGAGTGGTCGATGGCGCGCCTCGCGATCGTCACGATGACCGACACGGTCGCCGAGGCGACGCGGGCGCGGATGACCTCCCTCCCCGCCCCTCCGACATGCTGCACCTCCAGGACGTGCGCTACGCCTTTCGCCTCCTCGCACGAAGTCCGCTCTTCACCCTGCTCACGCTCGTGGTCCTGGCCGGGGGGATGGGGGTGACGGTCTTCACCTTCTCGTTCCTGTACACGGCGATGCTGCGCCCGATTCCGCTGAGCGGGGGCGAGCGGATCGTGCGGCTACAGGCGGTCGAGGACGGATCGGTGCGCAGCTTCGACGCGGCCGACTTTGCCCGCATGCGCCCGCAGATCGCGACGCTGAGCGACGTGGGCCTCTGGAACTCACGCGACGTGGTGATGGGGAGCGCCGAGGGTGGTGGGGCGCGGCGGGTGCTCGAGACGACGGCGGTGGAGTGGACGCTGTTCGACGCCACGCGCAACCCGCCCGCGTTAGGCCGGGCGTTCCGCCCGGACGACGAGGCGCCGGGGGCGGCGCCGGTGATCGTGCTCAGTCACCGCACGTGGATCCTCGCCTTCGGCGGTGATTCGACGGTGGTGGGGCGCCGCGTGCTGCTCAACGGCGTGTCGACCGAGGTGGTGGGGGTGATGCCGCCGGGCTACGGCTTTCCCGTCGCGGCCGACTCGTGGGTCCCGTTAGGCTCCGCCGTGCGCGAGGCGACGGAACCCGGGCGGTACGCGGTGAGCGCCTTTGGCCGGCTGGCCGACGGGGCGACGCGCGAGCAGGCGTCGCAGGAGCTGGAAACCCTGCTGCGGCGCGCCCGGAGCGACCGCCCGCCGGTGGCCGCCGACTCGTCAGGCACCCGGCTCGGCGTGCTGGTGCGCTCCTTCCCGATGGCGCAGATGGGCGACGAGGGGCCGTATGTCTTCGGGCTCCTCAACCTGATGGCGGTGCTCATCCTGCTGCTCGCCTGCGTGAACGTCGCCAACCTCCTGCTGGCGCGGGCCAACGAACGCTCGCGCGAGCTGGCCGTGCGGCTGGCGTTAGGCGCGTCGCGCGCCCGGCTGGCGATACAGGCGCTCTGGGAACCGGTCGCGCTCGTCACCATCGGTGGGGGGCTGGCGACGGCGCTGGCCGCGTGGGGGCTCGGGGTCGTGAACCGCTGGGCCCAGCAGCACATGGAGGGGAACCTCGCCTTCTGGTGGGTGTGGGGGATGGACACGCCGACGATCATTGCGGCTGGCGGCTTCATGACGGTGACGATCGCGGCGCTGGGCGGGGTGATGGCGGTGCGGGCCACGAGCACGCGTTTCCATGACGTCCTGCGCGACTCGGGGACACGCGCCGGCGGGCGCGGGGCAGGACGGGCGGCGCGTGCCCTGGTCGTCACGCAGGTGGCGACGGTGACGGTGCTGCTCTTCTTCGGCGTCCTCTCCGGGATCGCCGCGCATCGGTTCGCCAACATGAACCCCGGCTACGACACGACACGCCTCCTGGCGAGCTCGGTCGAACCCGGAGGCGGCGCGCTACGCCACCACCGACGCGCGGCGCGCCCTGTGGACGCGACTCTACGACGGGATGTCGGCCTGGCCGGAGGTGGAGCACGTCGTGGTGCGCGCCCGGCTCCGGGGGAGGGCGACGAGAGCGGGCGCTGGAGTTCGGCGATGGACGCACGCTGGCCGGCGGCGCCACGCCGCGCGCCTGGGTGCAGGGGGTGTTGGGATCGCTGGAAGCGTTAGGCATCGCCACGCTGGAGGGACGCCCCCTCACCCCGGGCGATCGGGACGGGCAGGCGGGGGTGGCGCTGGTGAGCCGCGCCGCAGCCCAGCGCTACTGGCCGGGGAAGTCGCCCGTCGGAGAACGCGTGCGCCTCCCCGGGACCGGCGAGACCGGAGAAGACACATGGCGCACGATCGTCGGCGTGGTCGACGACGTCATGTACGGCGACGAGTTCTCGCGCGACCGCAGCGCGGTGGCGGTGTACGTCCCGCTCACCCAGCACGATGCCGGATGGGTCACGCTCCTCTTCCGCCACCGCGGCGACGCGGCGGCCGCCCAGGCGGCGCTGCACACGACGGTGACCACGGTCGACCCGCAGCTCGTCCCATCGAAGGTGTCGACCTACGACGAGATCCTCGAGAAGTCGGCGCTCATCGCCCGCTCGGTCTCGCGGCTCTTCGCCATCTGCTTCGCCTTCGCCCTGCTGCTCGCGGTGAGCGGGACCTACGGGCTCATGGCCCGGTCGATCGGGATGCGCACCCGCGAGATCGGGGTGCGCCGCGCCCTCGGGGCCTCCGACCGGAGCATCCAACAGCTTCTGCTCGGACAAGGCGGGCGACAGCTGGGGATCGGCGCGGTGGTCGCCCTCCCACTCATGGTCCTCGTCGGGCTGGCCTTCGCCCGTTTCTTCCCCATCGCCCCCTGGCTCGCCCTCTCGACGGGGGTCGGGGTCTCGCTCGCCATCGTCGCCGTGGTGCTCGCGGCCACGTGGATCCCGACGCGGCGGGCGTTGGCGGTCGCGCCGAGGGACGCGCTCTTCCGGGAGTAGCGGCGGGGAGGACCTCCGCCGCCCCCGTCTTTCCATCCCCGCGCTCCCGGCGCGAAAACGTTTGCATTCCCCCCGCGGAGGGATAGCCACGCCCCGGGCAGACCGGTAAAATCGGGCGAGCTTTTCAGGGCGCGAAAAACGTTTTCACGACCTTTACAGCCAGACGTCGTCGAACGCCGCCGATCCCTCCCTCCCGCCCCGCTACATCGCTTCCATGACGTTCCCCCGCAACGCCGGCATCCTCCTCCACCCCACGTCGCTTCCGAGCCCGCATGGCATTGGCGACCTAGGCCCCGAAGCACACGCGTTCCTCGATTTCCTCGCACAGGCGGGGATGAAGATCTGGCAGGTCCTCCCGCTGGGCCCCACCGGGTATGGTGACTCGCCATATCAGTGCTTCTCGGCCTTCGCCGGGAATCCCCTCCTGATTCACTCCCCCGGCGCGGGGGGTGGCTTTCCCGCCAACACCGTCGACTTCGAGCGCGTCATCACGCACAAGGCGGTGCTGCTCAATGCGGCGCTCGACCGCTTCACCCCCGACAACGCGTATCACGCCTTCGTGGAAGGGGCGCGGTGGTGGCTCGATGACTACGCGCTGTTCATGGCCCTCAAGCAAGCGCACGGCGGCGTTTCGTGGACCGATTGGGAGCCGGGCGCGGCCCATCGCGACCCCGCGGCGCTCGCCGTGTACCGAAAGAAGCTGGCCGAGCCGATCGAGCGGATCCGGCGGGGGCAGTACTTCTTCTTCGTGCAGTTTAGGGCGCTGAAGGAGGCGGCCGGCGCTCGCGGAATCCAGCTCATGGGCGACCTCCCGATCTACGTGGCGCACGACTCGGCCGACGTGTGGGCCAACCGGTCGCTCTTCAAGCTCAAGCCGGACGGGCGACTGCTCACGCAGGCCGGCGTCCCCCCCGACTACTTCAGCGCCACCGGGCAGCTGTGGGGGAACCCGATCTACGACTGGGACGCCCTGGCCAAGACCAACTACGAGTGGTGGATCCGCCGCATGCGGGCCGCCTTCGAGCTGTACGACCTGGTGCGCATCGACCACTTCCGCGGCTTCGAGGCGTTCTGGGAGGTGCCGGGTGATGCGACGACGGCCATCAACGGGCGCTGGACGCCGGGCCCCGGGGCAGCGCTCTTCGAGGCGATCGAGCGGGCGCTGGGCCGGCTGCCGATCGTGGCCGAGAACCTGGGGCTGATCACGCCGGCGGTGGAGGCGCTGCGCGAGCGCTTCGGCTTCCCGGGGATGAGCATCCTGCAGTTTGCCTTTGGGGGGGACGGGCAGGCGAAGGAATTCAAGCCGCACAACTTCCCGCGCGAGCGCGTGGTGTACACCGGGACGCACGACAACGACACCACGATGGGGTGGTGGGAGTCGGGGGCCGGGGACTCGACGCGCAGCCTCGAGGAGGTGACGCGCGAGAAGTCCTACGCCAAGCGCTACCTCAACACTGACGGCACCGAGATGCACTGGGTGCTGATGCGGGCGGCGCTCGCCTCGGTGGCCAACACCGTCCTGATTCCGATGCAGGACGTGCTGGGGCTCGGGCGCGAGGCGCGGATGAACCTTCCCGGGCGGCAGGCGGGGAACTGGGGGTTCCGCTTTCGCTGGGCGCAGGTGACCCCGGCCATCACCGCTCGCCTCCGCGAGCTGGTGGATCTCTACGACCGTTAGGCAACCGAGGCCACATGTCCGAGCAGCGCACGAAGTTCTCGACCATCTGGAACATGAGCTTCGGCTTCCTGGGGATCCAGTTTGGCTGGGGACTCCAGATGGCGAACATGAGCGCGATCTACGAGTACCTGGGGGCGAGCGCCGACGAGATCCCGATGTTGTGGCTGGCGGCCCCGCTCACGGGGCTCATCGTGCAGCCGATCATCGGGCACCTGAGCGACCACACCTGGTCGCCGACGCTGGGGCGGCGGCGCCCGTACTTCCTGGTGGGAGCGATCCTGAGCTCGCTGGCGCTGATCGCGATGCCGCAATCGAGCGCCTTGTGGATGGCGGCGGGGCTGCTCTGGATCCTCGACGCCTCGATCAACGTGTCGATGGAGCCGTTCCGCGCCTTCGTCGCCGACCTGTTGCCGCAGCAGGAGCGCACGCGCGGCTTCGCGATGCAGTCGTTCTTCATCGGCGTGGGCGCCGTGCTCGCCTCGGCGATGCCGTGGATGCTGACGAACTGGTTCGGCGTGGCCCCGTCGGCACCCGGGACGATCCCGATCACGGTGAAGCTGTCGTTCTACATCGGTTCGGCGGCGTTCTTCGGCGCGGTGCTGTACACGATCCTCACGACCAAGGAACACCCGCCGGCCGACATGGAGGCGTTCCGCAAGGCCAAGAAGCAGAGCGCGGGGATCGGCGCCACGGTGAGCGAGGTGCTCGCCGCACTCAAGGCGATGCCGTTGACCATGAAGCAGCTGGCACCGGTGCAGCTGTGCACCTGGCTCGGGCTCTTCTGCATGTGGCTCTACTTCCCGGTGGCGGTGGCGCGCAACGTCTTTGGCGCCCCCGATACGTCGTCGCCGCTATACCAGCAGGGGCAGGAGTGGGCGGGGGTCTGTTTCGGCGCCTACTCGGCGGTCTGCTTCCTGTTCGCCTTCTGGTTGCCCGTACTGGCGAAGAAGGTGGGGCGGAAGATGACGCACACGATCTGCCTGTTGTGCGGGGCGGCCGGGCTGATGTCGGTGGCGGTGATCACCAAGCCGGCGCTCTTGCTGCTGTCGATGACGGGGGTGGGGATCGCGTGGGCGAGCACGCTGTCGATGCCGTACGCGATGCTGGCGGGGTCGCTTCCCGAGGGGAAGACCGGGGTGTACATGGGGATCTTCAACTTCTTCATAGTGATCCCGGAGATCGTGGCGGCGTTAGGCTTCGGGTGGGTGATGAACAACCTGCTGGACAACAACCGGATGGCGGCGGTGGTGGCCGGTGGGGCGTTCATGGCGTTGGCGGCGGTGTTGGTGCTGCGGGTGCAGGATCCTGGTGAGCCGGCGTCGTGAGCCGTGGCTGGTGTCGTGCACGGGGCATAGAAAGCATGACACGGAGGTTCACGGAGGGATCACGGAGGGCACGGAGGAGTTCCTTCAGACGGAGTTTCTGTGATGCAGGGTAAGTTCTGGGGCGTTGTGGTAACGGGAGGGGCGTTGCTGCTGGCGGTGTCGTTACCCGCGCAGGGGCCGACGGTGTCGAAGGTCGAGCCACCCAATTGGTGGGCCAACTCGTCGGTCAATCCGGTGCGGGTGCTGGTGCGGGGGACCAACCTCGCCGGAGCTCGCTTCGAGTGCGGGCGATTGACCTGCGGGAACGTGAAGGTCAACGAGCGGGGGACGTATGCCTTCGTCGATGTCGCGATCCCGCGCGATGCCACGGCGGGGAGCTATCCGCTCACGGTGCGCACCGGCGGCGGGAGCGTGGCGGCGCCGTTCTCAATTGCCCCGCGACTGGCGGGGCACGGGCGCTTCCAGGGGTTTGGCACCGAGGACGTGATGTACCTCCTCATGCCCGACCGCTTCGCCAATGGCGACCCCTCCAACGACGACCCGGCCGTGTCGCGCGGGCTGCTCGATCGCAGCAAGGGGCGCTACTACCACGGCGGCGACCTGGCGGGGGTGCGGCAGAAGCTGCCCTACCTCAAGACGTTAGGCGTGACGACCATCTGGATGAACCCGATCTACGACAACAACAACGGGTTGAACCGGAAGGAGACGTACGACAACCAGCCCATCACCGACTACCACGGCTACGGCGCCACCGACTTCTACGCGGTGGACGAGCACATGGGCGACGTGGCGGCGTTCAAGCAGCTCGTCGACGATGCGCACGCGCAGGGGATCAAGGTCGTGCTCGACATGGTGGCCAATCACACGGGGCCCTATCACCCGTGGGTGCAGGACGCGCCGACGCCGACCTGGTTCCACGGGACGGAAGCCAACCACCCGAACAACACGTGGCAGACGTGGACGCTGGCCGACATGTACAGCACGCCGGCGATGCGACAGGCCACGCTCGACGGATGGTTCATCAACATCCTCCCCGACCTCAACCAGGACGATCCCGAGGTCGCGCGCTACATCATCCAGAACACGCTCTGGTGGGTGGGAGTCAGCGGGATGGACGGGATTCGGCAGGATACGTGGCCGTACGTCCCGCGCTGGTACTGGCGCGACTGGATGACGGCGATCAAGAACGAGTACCCGTCGCTGCGCGTCGTTGGGGAGGTCTTTGACGGCGACCCCTCGATGATTGCCTTCTTCGAGGGGGGACGGCAGCAGTGGGACGGCGTCGACGACAAGGTCGACCTGTTGTTCGACTTCCCGATGTACTACGCGATTCGCGGCGCCTTTGCGCGCGGCGAGCCGGTGCGCCAGGTGGCGCAGATGCTGTCGCGCGACCACATCCACCGCGACCCGCAGAACCTCGTGACGTTCCTGGGGCTGCACGACGTGTCGCGCTTCATGCACGAGCCGGGGGCGACTCCGGAGGGGCTCAAGCTCGCCTTCACCTTCCTGTTCACCGCGCGCGGGACGCCGCTCGTCTACTACGGCGACGAGATCGCCATCCCCGGCGGGAACGACCCGGACAACCGGCGCGACTTCCCCGGCGGGTGGAGCAGCGACCCGCGGAACGCCTTCGACGCCGCCGGGCGCAACGCCGCCGAGCAGGACGTGTGGCGGCACGTGCAGAAGGTGGCGCAGATCCGTGCGGCGCGGCAGGAGCTGCGTGGCGGGGCGACGGAGCACCTGTTCGTGAGCGACCAGGTCTACGTCTACCGCCGCGGCGGGACGATCGTGGCGATCAACAACGGGAAGGAGGCGAGCGACGTCACGATCCCGGCGACTGCGCTTCCAGCCGATGCGTTAGGCGTGTGCGCCGCGGGGCGGCCCGTGAACGGGGCGACGGTGGTGCGGGTGCCGGCGCGGGCGAGCTGCATCTTCTAGGCACATGAAGATCGAACACGTCGCCCTCTGGACACATGACATCGACCAGTCGCGCGCGTTCTACCAGGCGTACTTCGAGGCAGAAGCCAACGAACGGTACGAGAGCGCGCGCGTGCGCGGCTTTGCGTCGTACTTCCTGACCTTTCCGGGTGGCGAGACCCGGCTAGAGCTGATGCAACTCCCACAGCTCTCCCCGATGGCGCTGCCGCCGGCGCTGGGGTACGCGCACCTGGCCATCTCGGTGGGGTCGCGCGAGCTGGTGGACGCGCTGGTGGCGCGGGCGCGCGCAGCCGGCGTGACGATCCGGTCGGAGGCACGGATGACAGGCGATGGGTACTATGAGGCGGTGATCGAGGATCCGGATGGGAATCCGGTTGAGGTCACGGCGTGAGGAATTGTCTCACGCGAAGACGCGAAGCCGCGAAGAAGGATTCGAGCTGCGGCGGCGATGATGGTCTTTGGGACGGCTGACCCGGCGAGGGCCAGGAGACGATATGCATCCGATGTACCTGCAGGACGTCGAACTCGGGGCCGGGAGCGGGACGTATCGCGATCGCATCGCGCTGATGCGCGCACAGGGAAGCCGATGCCGCAGATCTGGCATCTCTTCGCCTACAAGCCCGATCGTACCGACTTCCTCGCGCACTTCACGCAGGGCGTGATGCGCGGCCCATCGCCGCTCTCGGCCGGGCTCCGTGAGCTAATTGCCGCGCTCACCTCCAAGCGCAACGACTGCGACTTCTGAATGGGGTCGCACGCCGCGGTCGCGGCGACGCTGCTCGAGGATCAGGCGCTGGTGGATGCGGTCCTCGCCGACTACCGCACCGCGCCGATCGAGGCGAATCGTGGAAGGTGCTCTTCGACTTCCTCGGCACGGTGAATGATCGCTGCGCCGAGGTTGGGCCGCCAGACATCGAGACGGTGAAGGCGGCGGGGTGGAGCGAGGAGGCGATCTACGACGCCATCACGGTCTGCGCGCTCTTCAACTTCTACAACCGGTGGATCGACGCGACCGGGGTGAGCGACATGGGTGCCGAGGCGTACGCGCAGTCCGGGGTGCGCATGAAGGCGCACGGCTACGCACCCCCCGGCCACATCGTGCTCGACAAGTAGGTCGTGCCCCTTGGCGGCTTCGCGGCTTCGCGGCTTCGCGGCTTCGCGTGAGACGCGCTTCCAGGCTCACGCGAAGCCGCGAAGGCGCGAAGTGGTATCTCCGTGCTTTCGGTCGGTCTTCGCGTGGGCTAGTAGGTGCTCGTTGCAGGCTGAAACGTTCGCCAGCTGTGCCAGAACTCCTGGCTTGCCGGAATCGCGCGCAGTGCACCGGCGGTGCCTTGGCCGCTGAGGGCATAGGCGACAGCGCCTGTCACCAGTGAATCGCCGCGCATCGTGAAATGCGTGGTCGAGTCAGGGCGAGCAAAGGCGAAGAACGACGCGTTGTCCCTGGCGAGTGCGAGGACGATGGGCGTCGTGCCGACCGTGGCATTGATGACGCGCTCCTTCCGGAGTCGCTTCCAGTCGAAGGCGACGGCTTGGCCATCGGCCACGATTCCCACCACCCACGACTTCTCGCCCCATGAGGTGGTGTCGGTCCCGGTGAGCGACTTGCGGCTCGTCCCGTTCTCGAACGCGTAGTCCTTGGCGTACTCCTCGGCAAAGGCGGGATCCCCCTGCATAACGAGCGACGCCGGGTGGAGGGCCAGCCACTGGGCGAGGGTGAGCTGCTGCGAGGGGAACTCCTCGAGTGTCGTCCCCTTGCGCGCCCCGGTCACCGCCTCGCCGTTGGCCTGCCGCCACCAGCTCTTCGTCGTCTCGTCCTCGAACATCGCGTTCCAGTGGTCCATCCCGACCAGCCGGAACCGTTCGGCCTTGCCGTCCACCATCGGAGAGAAGACTCGGCCGGTGCGGCAGACGGTGCAGTAGCTCACGAGGACGTCGCGCCCCGCCACCGTGTCGCGCACCTGGTGGTGGTAGCCGATGAACATCAGCGGATACGCGCGGGCCTCGCCCCCCACCTCGATCCCCACGACCAGGCGGTCGAGCTTGACCTTGTTGGTCGCGGCCGGGAGCATGGTGACGACCCCGGGCTGCTTGAACATCTGGTCGGCAGCCATGATGAAGTTGGTCACGTAGGCCACGGCGGCGACCGCGACCAGGCCAGCCGGAGCGAGCCATCGACGCCAGCCCGGGGCGCGCCACGCCGGCAGCGCGCCGACGAGGATCAGCACGCCGAAGAGGGTCCTGACGGGCCAGCGCCATTGGTGGAGCGCGTAGGCGACGTCGATCGAGCGCATGCGCTGAGAGCCTGGCAGCGGCATGATCAACCAGACCGCCAACAGCTCGAAGGTCACGACGCCGAGCACTCCCACCCAGAACAGGACGGGAGACGGGAGACGGGAGGGAGGGCGGTCGTTCGCGGGCGCGAGGACGCTGCGCTCTCGGACTCAATCCGGTATGCCATTGAATCGATTTTACCGCTTGCCGCACACTCGGCGCCACCTAGAATTGCCCTCGGACGCGAGGGGGCACGGGAGCCTCTTCGCCCTCACCTTGGACGGGGCGCATGACGCTGAATCGAAAGCTGCGATACGGGATGATTGGCGGGGGCCCCGGG
Above is a window of Gemmatimonadota bacterium DNA encoding:
- a CDS encoding helix-turn-helix transcriptional regulator codes for the protein MSSTPEGAAPGAPLRPVEFEILLALAQGERHNYAIIREVEERSEGAIRLETGTLYRALHRLVQGGIVTPIERRATDESDDERRRYYALTPQGRRVAAAEAARLARLVAAAQAAQLIPSPVIP
- a CDS encoding ABC transporter permease, whose translation is MLHLQDVRYAFRLLARSPLFTLLTLVVLAGGMGVTVFTFSFLYTAMLRPIPLSGGERIVRLQAVEDGSVRSFDAADFARMRPQIATLSDVGLWNSRDVVMGSAEGGGARRVLETTAVEWTLFDATRNPPALGRAFRPDDEAPGAAPVIVLSHRTWILAFGGDSTVVGRRVLLNGVSTEVVGVMPPGYGFPVAADSWVPLGSAVREATEPGRYAVSAFGRLADGATREQASQELETLLRRARSDRPPVAADSSGTRLGVLVRSFPMAQMGDEGPYVFGLLNLMAVLILLLACVNVANLLLARANERSRELAVRLALGASRARLAIQALWEPVALVTIGGGLATALAAWGLGVVNRWAQQHMEGNLAFWWVWGMDTPTIIAAGGFMTVTIAALGGVMAVRATSTRFHDVLRDSGTRAGGRGAGRAARALVVTQVATVTVLLFFGVLSGIAAHRFANMNPGYDTTRLLASSVEPGGGALRHHRRAARPVDATLRRDVGLAGGGARRGARPAPGEGDESGRWSSAMDARWPAAPRRAPGCRGCWDRWKR
- a CDS encoding ABC transporter permease, which encodes MLGSLEALGIATLEGRPLTPGDRDGQAGVALVSRAAAQRYWPGKSPVGERVRLPGTGETGEDTWRTIVGVVDDVMYGDEFSRDRSAVAVYVPLTQHDAGWVTLLFRHRGDAAAAQAALHTTVTTVDPQLVPSKVSTYDEILEKSALIARSVSRLFAICFAFALLLAVSGTYGLMARSIGMRTREIGVRRALGASDRSIQQLLLGQGGRQLGIGAVVALPLMVLVGLAFARFFPIAPWLALSTGVGVSLAIVAVVLAATWIPTRRALAVAPRDALFRE
- the malQ gene encoding 4-alpha-glucanotransferase; this translates as MTFPRNAGILLHPTSLPSPHGIGDLGPEAHAFLDFLAQAGMKIWQVLPLGPTGYGDSPYQCFSAFAGNPLLIHSPGAGGGFPANTVDFERVITHKAVLLNAALDRFTPDNAYHAFVEGARWWLDDYALFMALKQAHGGVSWTDWEPGAAHRDPAALAVYRKKLAEPIERIRRGQYFFFVQFRALKEAAGARGIQLMGDLPIYVAHDSADVWANRSLFKLKPDGRLLTQAGVPPDYFSATGQLWGNPIYDWDALAKTNYEWWIRRMRAAFELYDLVRIDHFRGFEAFWEVPGDATTAINGRWTPGPGAALFEAIERALGRLPIVAENLGLITPAVEALRERFGFPGMSILQFAFGGDGQAKEFKPHNFPRERVVYTGTHDNDTTMGWWESGAGDSTRSLEEVTREKSYAKRYLNTDGTEMHWVLMRAALASVANTVLIPMQDVLGLGREARMNLPGRQAGNWGFRFRWAQVTPAITARLRELVDLYDR
- a CDS encoding MFS transporter, which codes for MSEQRTKFSTIWNMSFGFLGIQFGWGLQMANMSAIYEYLGASADEIPMLWLAAPLTGLIVQPIIGHLSDHTWSPTLGRRRPYFLVGAILSSLALIAMPQSSALWMAAGLLWILDASINVSMEPFRAFVADLLPQQERTRGFAMQSFFIGVGAVLASAMPWMLTNWFGVAPSAPGTIPITVKLSFYIGSAAFFGAVLYTILTTKEHPPADMEAFRKAKKQSAGIGATVSEVLAALKAMPLTMKQLAPVQLCTWLGLFCMWLYFPVAVARNVFGAPDTSSPLYQQGQEWAGVCFGAYSAVCFLFAFWLPVLAKKVGRKMTHTICLLCGAAGLMSVAVITKPALLLLSMTGVGIAWASTLSMPYAMLAGSLPEGKTGVYMGIFNFFIVIPEIVAALGFGWVMNNLLDNNRMAAVVAGGAFMALAAVLVLRVQDPGEPAS
- a CDS encoding cyclomaltodextrinase N-terminal domain-containing protein → MMQGKFWGVVVTGGALLLAVSLPAQGPTVSKVEPPNWWANSSVNPVRVLVRGTNLAGARFECGRLTCGNVKVNERGTYAFVDVAIPRDATAGSYPLTVRTGGGSVAAPFSIAPRLAGHGRFQGFGTEDVMYLLMPDRFANGDPSNDDPAVSRGLLDRSKGRYYHGGDLAGVRQKLPYLKTLGVTTIWMNPIYDNNNGLNRKETYDNQPITDYHGYGATDFYAVDEHMGDVAAFKQLVDDAHAQGIKVVLDMVANHTGPYHPWVQDAPTPTWFHGTEANHPNNTWQTWTLADMYSTPAMRQATLDGWFINILPDLNQDDPEVARYIIQNTLWWVGVSGMDGIRQDTWPYVPRWYWRDWMTAIKNEYPSLRVVGEVFDGDPSMIAFFEGGRQQWDGVDDKVDLLFDFPMYYAIRGAFARGEPVRQVAQMLSRDHIHRDPQNLVTFLGLHDVSRFMHEPGATPEGLKLAFTFLFTARGTPLVYYGDEIAIPGGNDPDNRRDFPGGWSSDPRNAFDAAGRNAAEQDVWRHVQKVAQIRAARQELRGGATEHLFVSDQVYVYRRGGTIVAINNGKEASDVTIPATALPADALGVCAAGRPVNGATVVRVPARASCIF
- a CDS encoding VOC family protein; the protein is MKIEHVALWTHDIDQSRAFYQAYFEAEANERYESARVRGFASYFLTFPGGETRLELMQLPQLSPMALPPALGYAHLAISVGSRELVDALVARARAAGVTIRSEARMTGDGYYEAVIEDPDGNPVEVTA